A DNA window from Castanea sativa chloroplast, complete genome contains the following coding sequences:
- the ndhB gene encoding NADH-plastoquinone oxidoreductase subunit 2, which yields MIWHVQNENFILDSTRIFMKAFHLLLFDGSLIFPECILIFGLILLLMIDSTSDQKDIPWLYFISSTSLVMSITALLFRWREEPMISFSGNFQRNNFNEIFQFLILLCSTLCIPLSVEYIECTEMVITEFLLFVLTATLGGMFLCGANDLITIFVAPECFSLCSYLLSGYTKKDVRSNEATMKYLLMGGASSSILVHGFSWLYGSSGGEIELQEIVSGLINTQMYNSPGISIALIFITVGIGFKLSPAPSHQWTPDVYEGSPTPVVAFLSVTSKVAASASATRIFDIPFYLSSNEWHLLLEILAILSMILGNLIAITQTSMKRMLAYSSIGQIGYVIIGIIVGDSNGGYASMITYMLFYISMNLGTFACIVLFGLRTGTENIRDYAGLYTKDPFLALSFALCLLSLGGLPPLAGFFGKLHLFWCGWQAGLYFLVSIGLLTSVVSIYYYLKIIKLLMTGRNQEITPHVRNYRRSPLRSNNSIELSMIICVIASTIPGISMNPIIEIAQDTLF from the exons ATGATCTGGCATGTACAGAATGAAAACTTCATTCTCGATTCTACGAGAATTTTTATGAAAGCCTTTCATTTGCTTCTCTTCGATGGAAGTCTTATTTTCCCAGAATGTATCCTAATTTTTGGCCTAATTCTTCTTCTGATGATCGATTCAACCTCTGATCAAAAAGATATACCTTGGTTATATTTCATCTCTTCAACAAGTTTAGTAATGAGCATAACGGCCCTGTTGTTCCGATGGAGAGAAGAACCTATGATTAGCTTTTCGGGAAATTTCCAAAGGAACAATTTCAACGAAATCTTTCAATTTCTTATTTTACTATGTTCAACTTTATGTATTCCTCTATCCGTAGAGTACATTGAATGTACAGAAATGGTTATAACAGAGTTTCTGTTATTCGTATTAACAGCTACTCTAGGAGGAATGTTTTTATGCGGTGCTAACGATTTAATAACTATCTTTGTAGCTCCAGAATGTTTCAGTTTATGCTCCTATCTATTATCTGGATATACCAAGAAAGATGTACGGTCTAATGAGGCTACTATGAAATATTTACTCATGGGCGGGGCAAGCTCTTCTATTCTGGTTCATGGTTTCTCTTGGCTATATGGTTCATCCGGGGGAGAGATCGAGCTTCAAGAAATAGTGAGTGGTCTTATCAATACACAAATGTATAACTCCCCAGGAATTTCAATTGCGCTTATATTCATCACTGTCGGAATTGGGTTCAAGCTTTCCCCAGCCCCTTCTCATCAATGGACTCCTGACGTATACGAAGGA TCTCCCACTCCAGTCGTTGCTTTTCTTTCTGTTACTTCGAAAGTAGCTGCTTCAGCTTCAGCCACTCGAATTTTCGATATTCCTTTTTATTTATCATCAAACGAATGGCATCTTCTTCTGGAAATCCTAGCTATTCTTAGCATGATATTGGGGAATCTCATTGCTATTACTCAAACAAGCATGAAACGTATGCTTGCGTATTCGTCCATAGGTCAAATCGGATATGTAATTATTGGAATAATTGTTGGAGACTCAAATGGTGGATATGCAAGCATGATAACTTATATGCTGTTCTATATCTCCATGAATCTAGGAACTTTTGCTTGCATTGTATTATTTGGTCTACGTACCGGAACTGAGAACATTCGAGATTATGCAGGATTATACACGAAAGATCCTTTTTTGGCTCTCTCTTTCGCCCTATGTCTCTTATCCTTAGGAGGTCTTCCTCCACTAGCAGGTTTTTTCGGAAAACTTCATTTATTCTGGTGTGGATGGCAGGCAGGTCTATATTTCTTGGTTTCAATAGGACTCCTTACGAGCGTTGTTTCTATCTACTATTATCTAAAGATAATCAAGTTATTAATGACTGGAAGAAACCAAGAAATAACCCCTCACGTGCGAAATTATAGAAGATCCCCTTTAAGATCAAACAATTCCATCGAATTGAGTATGATTATATGTGTGATAGCATCTACTATACCAGGAATATCAATGAACCCGATTATTGAAATTGCTCAGGATACCCTTTTTTAG
- the rps7 gene encoding ribosomal protein S7, with amino-acid sequence MSRRGTAEEKTAKSDPIYRNRLVNMLVNRILKHGKKSLAYQIIYRAMKKIQQKTETNPLSVLRQAIRGVTPDIAVKARRVGGSTHQVPIEIGSAQGKALAIRWLLGASRKRPGRNMAFKLSSELVDAAKGSGDAIRKKEETHRMAEANRAFAHFR; translated from the coding sequence ATGTCACGTCGAGGTACTGCAGAAGAAAAAACTGCAAAATCCGATCCAATTTATCGTAATCGATTAGTTAACATGTTGGTTAACCGTATTCTGAAACACGGAAAAAAATCATTGGCTTATCAAATTATCTATCGAGCTATGAAAAAGATTCAACAAAAGACAGAAACAAATCCACTATCTGTTTTACGTCAAGCAATACGTGGAGTAACTCCCGACATAGCAGTAAAAGCAAGACGTGTAGGCGGATCGACTCATCAAGTTCCCATTGAAATAGGATCCGCACAAGGAAAAGCACTTGCCATTCGTTGGTTATTAGGGGCATCCCGAAAACGCCCGGGTCGAAATATGGCTTTCAAGTTAAGTTCCGAATTAGTGGATGCTGCCAAAGGGAGTGGCGATGCCATACGTAAAAAGGAAGAGACTCATAGAATGGCAGAGGCAAATAGAGCTTTTGCACATTTTCGTTAA